The nucleotide sequence TTGCTTACCGTTACCAATCTCGGCAAGTGCCGCTTTCCTTCACCGATCCGCCAAACGCTCCATGGGGAATCTTTCGTTCCCGAAGCAGTGGAATGGTCGCGACCGGCACCTCCACGTGCGCTCAAGTACCTTGAAGTGGCAGGCGCGCGGCGCCGCATCTTTTTCAAGCCGTCTGAAACGCGGGCCGGAATCGTCACGTGCGGCGGGCTTTGTCCCGGACTGAACAATGTCATTCGTTCACTCTTTCTTGAACTCCATTTCGGATACGGCGTGAAGGAGGTGCTGGGGTTCCGTGATGGTTACCGCGGACTCGATCCCGACCGCGGCGCCCCGCCCATCACGATCACGCCCGACCTCGTCGACGACATCCACGGCGAAGGCGGCACGATCCTCGGCACATCGCGCGGGCCCGTGGATACGGGTGCCGCAGTCGATAACTTGATACGCCTCGGCATCAACATGCTGTTCACGATTGGCGGTGATGGAACCCAGCGAGGCGGCCGGGATTTGTTTGTGGAAGCACGGCGCAGGAAACATCCCCTGGCAGTGGTGGGCATTCCCAAGACGATCGACAATGATGTTCCGTTTGTATCGCGCACGTTTGGATTCACCACTGCCGTTGGTGCGGCGCGCGATGTGATTGATTGCGCGCATACGGAGTGTCACAGCTGCTTCAACGGAGTCAGTCTTGTGAAGCTCATGGGCCGGCATGCGGGCTTCATTGCCGCCGCTGCGTCAGTCGCCAGCCAGGATGTTAATTTCTGCCTGATTCCTGAATTGCCATTCACGCTGGATGGCGACCGCGGGCTGTTATTGGCCTTGAAGCGGCGCCTCGAGCAACGCCGGCATGCAGTCATTGTTGTCGCGGAAGGCGCAGGCCAGGAGTTGATGGGAACCGCGTTGGGGACATGTGATGCATCGGGTAACGCCGTTCTTCAGGACGTCGGTCCGTTCCTGAAGCAGCGCATTGCTGATTATTTCAAGGCGCAGAAGATGGAAATCACGTTGCGCTATTTTGATCCGAGCTACGTCGTTCGAAGCGTCGCAGCCAACTCAGAAGACGCTGTCCTTTGTGATTCTTTCGCACGCCACGCGGCGCATGCGGCGATGGCCGGCAAGACCGGGGTGATCATTGGTGTGGTGCACGGGCATTTCGTTCATGTTCCGATCGAACTATTGAAAGGAAGGACAAGGAACGTGGATTTGAAGGGCGAACTTTGGCGGGGTGTGCTTGCGACGACGGGTCAGCCTGTAACGTGGTCGTGATCGCATGGCTTAGCGCAGATCTGGAAATTGCGCCATGGGCCGCAATCTTAGTTCGTGACGTGCGCGGCTTTTTGTCATACACAAGGGCCAATGCACCGGGAGCGCGTCGAACAACTCGATTTTCCGATTTCGGTTGCGGTGTGTGCGTGGTGTGAGCCGTGCCCGCCCGCGGGCGAAATCGGCGCGATCTCGCACGGCATCTGCCTGCGCCACCTGCGCTTTCTCAAAGCGAGCTCGCAGGGGCACATCGCCCCGCGTCGACGCCGCCTCTCCGCTGCGCAAAAGCGGCAGGGTGAAGTACAACTCCCGTTCTAGCCTTTCCGTTTCGAGTCATCGCAATCAGCCGCCGCCTCACGTTTCGCGCGTTGCCGCCGTGCCCGGTACGCGAGCCAGATGCTGGCGCAAATCGGTATGACGCACAGCCAGACGATCCATTTGGAGTGTTCAGCCAGGCCCTGGGCGAATCCAACGAACGGGTGCGTTTCAAAAAAGGCCTTTGCAACCGCGTCATTCGCATGCAACGCCTGCGCTACGCCGCCCATTGCGAGGTGGTGTGCGACGGCAATTCCGCCAACCGCCCCATGCCATGCAATTGCGACGCCGCCAAGCGCGATGAAGCCCATTGCGGCGCCGCCGATTGCCGCTCCGCCCAGTGCAACGCCGCCGAAGGCGAGGCCTCCGATAGCCAGGCCGCCGACGCTGAGGATCCCCACACTCCCGCCACCCATGCTGATCGCTCCAAATGAACATCCGCCCGCAGCGAACAAAATCCCCACAGCGACATCCCCGAAAGCGATCCATCCGAACGCGGGGCCAAACCGCTTGTTCGCCTGACGCCCAGTTTTGATGTGAATCAATGGAACGCCCAGCAACGTCCATCGGCTGCGATACTCAAAGTGTTCGGGAAGGAATTGCGCTCCCTCGTCCAAATGAGCCGCCTCGTTGGCGGCTTCGAGCCGCAGTTGGTGCAGGCGCTGGTTGGACTTCAGAATCACAATGAGCAGCACGGCGCAATACGCCAGGCTGAAAACCAGGATTGCGACGGCAGCCTCGAGCGGCTTTTCCGATGCGATGCTGACGACCCAGCGGATCAAGGCAAACTGACAAGCAAGGAACACTGTCACCAATCCACCGATCGCCCACGAGCAGCGCACAATGAACCGGCGTTCCTTTTCCGAGAGGGCATTGGCGAGGCTTGCCTTGACGCCGAACCACGCACCCAAAAGGCCGAGCACAGTTCCAAAAATGGCGCCCGAAACGCCTGCCGCGAGAACTGTCTTCGCCGCGGTTCCGTGTGCCGTGGCGGCCCCGAGGGTTGCCGCGCTTGCTGAGCCCGTAAAAGCTGGAAGTGCTGCCAGGACGCCGAATGTGAAGGCGCGCCCAGGCGCGGAACGTTTCAGTGCGCCTTCAACGAATCCCGTGACTTCATCGGCAAGCAGCTTTCTCCCGCGCGACAGCCGCTGTTTCACCGCATCCTCGCTGAGGTCCAGCGCGGTGGCGACCTTCTGGATGGACTGTTGTTCGCGATAGAAAAGCACAAGGGTTTCCCGATAGATGTCGGGAACACGTTCCAGGGAGCGCCACATGATGTTCTCTTCCTCGCGGCTGATCGTGGAATCGTGGGGCATGGGATCCGACGTCGTAGTTTCCCCGATCAGGTCAAGTGACTGAGCGTCGTGGCTGGGCTCGCGTCCGTGGCGGCGCAGCCAGTTGTTGATGGTGTTGCGGGCCAGGCCGCAGAGCCAGGCGCGCAGCTTCAAAGGTTCGCGCAGGTTGCGAAGCTCCTTCCATGCCGTGATGAACACCTCCTGCGCAAGATCCTCGCTGTCGCTCAATCGTCCTGTCGCGCTGTAGGCGAGCGAACAAACGAGCGACTGATAGCGGCCGACGATCTCGCCGAAGGCATCGCGATTGCCTGAGAGGCTCGCCGCCACGAGGTTTGCGTCGCTATCCGTCGAAACGGTCGTCATTGGTGTGGTAATCATATCAGCGCATACGTGGTGAAATCACCGCGAAAGGTGACTGGGTTTCCCTTAGTTCGTAGCGCCGGTTGCGAACCTGTCCTGCCCTCCGCAGTAGGCTGGTACGGAGGACAGGCGATACAGCAGACCCGGTGGTCTGCGCTATCGGTGCGCGGCCACGCGCCGCAACGCGCGTTTGACCGCCGGATCGGCCATGATCTCGCTGAGCAGGCGCATTGTTTTGCGGCGCCAGTTCGGCCGCTCCTTGTAGGTGCCTGGCATGTTCTGCGGCTGCTCCTCAAGCACGAGATCCTCCAGGTTGATCAACACAATCTCGGCAGGGCTGCGCGCAAGCCACTCCAGCACGGCAGGCAGCACCTCCTGAAGATCAGCTTTGCCCTTCACGAGGCGCTGCTTCCTCAAAAATGCCACCAAAGCCTCGTTCAGGAATGCACGGTCCGAGCGTTTTGCCCGCACTTGATTCCTGGCGACAAGCCCGAGTTTCGTGTGATCGACGATTTCCAGGCCCTTCCAATGAGCCGCGAATGTCGGGATGTCGTGCGTGTTGAGGCTGGCGACGGTCCGCTGCGCCGGAAGGTCGAGTGCGGACTTCGGGTCGGGCCGTTGCTGATATTGGGCCACGAACATGCCACGAAGATCGTGCCGCGCCATTGCGTCGTTCACTTCAGGTGGAACCGTGCCGAGGTTTTCGCCAATGAGGGTCGTTTTATACCGGTGTGATTCGACGCTGAGAATCGCATGCAATTCCTCAGCCGCGTAGCGGACGTAAATGCCATCGGTCGGTTTGAAGCCGTGGGGAATCCAATACAACCTGTGCAGGCCCATGACGTGGTCGATCCGAAGCAACCCGGTGTGCCGCATTTGGAATCGCAAATAATCGATGACGTAGCGGTATCGTTGCTGGCGGATGCGCTGCGGATGCAGGGGCGCGAATCCCCAATCCTGTCCGAGCGTAAAGAACGAATCAGGCGGCGCGCCCGCACTGGCCCCGAACGCAAAGGCACTGCGCTGCCGCCATACATCATACCCGTCAGGATGCACTCCGAGCGGAAGGTCGAGGTAGAACTGAACGTTGATTTCGCGGCAGTGGGAAATGAGGTCATCCACCTGTTCCTGCATCTGCCATTGGATATACAGATGAAAATTGCGCGTCCGCTCATCAAAATCCTCGGCGCGCAATTCACCGTCGCGCAGGCGCCGCGGCCAGACATGCCACGATTCCCTGCGCTGATCGCACACAGCGCGAAAGGCCGCGTAATCGCGGACTTCTGGCCGTTCTTTCAGGAAGCGTTCGAAGCGATCCTTGCGGTTCTGTTTCGAAAAGAATTCGTCTGCCAGAATTTCCAAAACCTCCCGGCGCGCGCGCCATTCGGCTTCGTAATCCACCAGCCGTTCAGAACGAAAGCGTTTCAGCCGCCGCTGCATCGAGGTTTCGCCCGCATGCTTGCGCGCGGTTGCTGACTGTTCGAATTCCGGGATGCGCGTGATGTCGAGGTAGAACTCGTTCCAGAACAGACGGCTCGCGGGGGAGTACGGGCTTGGGTCGCATTGAGGATGATCCAGGAACGCAGCGGTCAGGGGCAGGGTTCCAGCGACTCGACCACCAAGCGACGCCGTCCAGTCGCAGAGCTGGCGCCAGTCGGACAAATTGCCGCTGCCCCAATTTTGCTCCGTCCTCGCCGCATACATCGGCAGGAAGAGTCCCCAATCACGGCGATTACGTTCAGAGTAACTACGCGTCGGGGCGGAGATGATCCACGACGTCCAGCGTCGCCCTCCGGCTTCGAGTTCCAGTTCGTGATAGCCGCAGGGAAGGGGCGGCAACGTTAGTTCAACCGCGTCCAAGGTGCGATCGCCCGATTCGACTCGAGCCACAACGCAGCTGGCATTTCGATTCAGACGGACTGGTTTGCTGCCGTCCTCCAAGTGAACGCTGGCCTGAAAACGCCCGCTGTGCGACCCGGGAAGGCAGGCGCGCACGACGCTGGGTCTTCGATTCCATTGCACGGCGGCAGGCCCGAGCGGCTCGTTCCAGATGTGGTTATCGTGCTCCTTGATGGCGCTTCGAATCTGCCTGGTATTTCCCGCCTCGACGCCAAGCACCCGCAGCAGCGCGACGAGCGCTTCGGGTTGCGCTGTAACGCGTTCGCCCGTCATCGTCTCGTACGACGTTTGCACGCCATGCGCCTGCGCGAGTTGCTGGAGCAACGGCCAATCGCTCATTGTGTTTTCGAGCGCTCCATCAGTTGCAGGATGCTCTGCAGCGAAACAGGGAGCCAGTTGGGACGGTTGCTGAGATCCTGGCCCATTTCAGTGAGGGCGCGATCGAGCACGAAGGCATCGAGCAAAACAGAAATGCCGGTTTTTGATTTCGGCACGAGGAGCGATCCGCGCACCGTTTGCAGGTAGGCGCCGAGGAAGCAGGCGCTGATTGAGCGGGACCAGTATTGGGCCCACGGCGCCACGACACGCACTTGTTCCCCCTGCAAGGTTCCGAACTCGCTTTGCCGGAACAACACCGCCTGCGCGGCGCAGTCGAGCGATCGAATCATTGCGGCAACGTCCCTCAATGCGGGGCGCTTGATGCGGCGTTCGCTGAGTGAACGCCCGGGCTCGCCTTCGAAGTCGATGACTACGAAATCGCGCCCCGTGTGCAGAACATGGCCGAGGTGGAAATTTCCGTGGCATCGAATGCGGACGGTTTCCAGGTTTGACTGGTGCACGACGCGAAAGCGGGCGAGCATCGTATCCCGCATCGCGAGCACCTGTTCGGCGAGCGGACGCACGCTGGGCGCGAGGTTGGGCACTTCGCGGGCAAGGATTTGGAAATGATGCGTGAGGTGATTCCGGAACGATTGGTAGAGCGACCGCTGGTAGAACGGTGTGAACGGTTCGGGGGCGAAATCTTTGCTGTCGGAATCCGACGCCAGCGTGAGGTGGAGTTCGCCAGTGCGTTGTCCCAGCAGGCGCGCGTTCTCGTAATAGGCGCCGAGGACTTCCAAAGACCCGGGCGGCACATCGCGCTCCGCCAGTTCAATTAACGAGAGCTCTGCCGACCCGTCATTTCGCCGTTCCAGAGGAATGGTGCGCACCCTGTCGAAGAAGCGATGCAAGGCATCCTGCGTGAAATCCCAGCCGTTCTGCGCGCCCGGAATGAACGCCGTCAACAAACCAAAGCAGGTCGTTTCGCCGTGCTCGCGCTGAAATTCCAGTCCGCCCGCAAATGTTGGAACATGCGGGAAGTGCTTGGAGTCAAGGAACTGCGCCGATTCCAATCCAGGATTCACACCCGCTTCAACGCGGCGAAAGAGCTTCAGGAAATAGCGATCCCCGTAAATGACCACTGTGTTGCGCTGCTCGGTGCGGATCGCGGCCGGCTCCAGCCTGACGCCACTGCCCGCGGATTTCAGGGCCGCCCCCGCGATGGAAGTGATTCGTCCGCGCGCGTCGCGTATCGAGCCGCCATCGCTCATCAACTGGAACAGGACCTGCGCGAAACGGCGGTTGGCGCCCGCGTCATAAAGGACGCCTTGCGTAGCCGATGACTCGAAGGCGACTTGCGCGATGACAAACTGCGGTTGCTCGCGGCTGATTCGTTCCGCCTCCGCGCCGCTCGCAAATGCGAGGGGCAGCATGTATTCCTCGGGATCGAACTGAGCAAACTCCACGAGCAGGAGCGCGGCGATTGCGGATTCGCCTTCCAGCGGCACTTCGATGGTGTCGCGCACGCGGACGGCCTTGATCTCGCCGCGGCCCACGAACCAGCGCTGGCGCTGCACGTAGGAAGGGAGGCAGGCTTCGAAGCTGTCGCGTTCGCGGCCCGCAAGGAGTTCCTGCCAGCGCTCATCAACAGTCAACAACTGGCACTGGGCCGGTGCGGCCGACGCGGCAACCCTGTTGGAGGCTGGCTCCAGCGAGAACCAAAAAACCGAATGCGGACTCAGAGTCAGCGGATACAATCCTTCGCCGATCGCGGGAAACTTCGTGCGGCCGAACAGCTCGATCAGCGTGTGATCTCGAAAGCGTGAGAGGTCAAGGGAGACGGGCTGCGGAAAGCGCGAGAGATTCGCCACGACCAGGATGTTTTCGCCATCACAACGACGAAGGAACGCCAGCACCTTGCGATTTTCCGGCTGCAGGAATTCCAGGGTTCCCGTTCCAAACACCTTCCAACGCTTGCGCAATGCGAGCACGCGCTTCGTCCACCACAGCAGCGAATGCAGGTTTTGCTGCTCGATGTCCACGTTCACCGCTTCGTAGTGATACTCGGGGTCGAGGATGATGGGCAGATACAGCGCCTGCGGACTTACCCGCGAGAAACCTGCGTTCTTGTCGGCGCTCCATTGCAT is from Verrucomicrobiia bacterium and encodes:
- a CDS encoding ATP-dependent 6-phosphofructokinase, which translates into the protein MALLTVTNLGKCRFPSPIRQTLHGESFVPEAVEWSRPAPPRALKYLEVAGARRRIFFKPSETRAGIVTCGGLCPGLNNVIRSLFLELHFGYGVKEVLGFRDGYRGLDPDRGAPPITITPDLVDDIHGEGGTILGTSRGPVDTGAAVDNLIRLGINMLFTIGGDGTQRGGRDLFVEARRRKHPLAVVGIPKTIDNDVPFVSRTFGFTTAVGAARDVIDCAHTECHSCFNGVSLVKLMGRHAGFIAAAASVASQDVNFCLIPELPFTLDGDRGLLLALKRRLEQRRHAVIVVAEGAGQELMGTALGTCDASGNAVLQDVGPFLKQRIADYFKAQKMEITLRYFDPSYVVRSVAANSEDAVLCDSFARHAAHAAMAGKTGVIIGVVHGHFVHVPIELLKGRTRNVDLKGELWRGVLATTGQPVTWS
- a CDS encoding sigma-70 family RNA polymerase sigma factor, producing MITTPMTTVSTDSDANLVAASLSGNRDAFGEIVGRYQSLVCSLAYSATGRLSDSEDLAQEVFITAWKELRNLREPLKLRAWLCGLARNTINNWLRRHGREPSHDAQSLDLIGETTTSDPMPHDSTISREEENIMWRSLERVPDIYRETLVLFYREQQSIQKVATALDLSEDAVKQRLSRGRKLLADEVTGFVEGALKRSAPGRAFTFGVLAALPAFTGSASAATLGAATAHGTAAKTVLAAGVSGAIFGTVLGLLGAWFGVKASLANALSEKERRFIVRCSWAIGGLVTVFLACQFALIRWVVSIASEKPLEAAVAILVFSLAYCAVLLIVILKSNQRLHQLRLEAANEAAHLDEGAQFLPEHFEYRSRWTLLGVPLIHIKTGRQANKRFGPAFGWIAFGDVAVGILFAAGGCSFGAISMGGGSVGILSVGGLAIGGLAFGGVALGGAAIGGAAMGFIALGGVAIAWHGAVGGIAVAHHLAMGGVAQALHANDAVAKAFFETHPFVGFAQGLAEHSKWIVWLCVIPICASIWLAYRARRQRAKREAAADCDDSKRKG
- the malQ gene encoding 4-alpha-glucanotransferase, producing the protein MSDWPLLQQLAQAHGVQTSYETMTGERVTAQPEALVALLRVLGVEAGNTRQIRSAIKEHDNHIWNEPLGPAAVQWNRRPSVVRACLPGSHSGRFQASVHLEDGSKPVRLNRNASCVVARVESGDRTLDAVELTLPPLPCGYHELELEAGGRRWTSWIISAPTRSYSERNRRDWGLFLPMYAARTEQNWGSGNLSDWRQLCDWTASLGGRVAGTLPLTAAFLDHPQCDPSPYSPASRLFWNEFYLDITRIPEFEQSATARKHAGETSMQRRLKRFRSERLVDYEAEWRARREVLEILADEFFSKQNRKDRFERFLKERPEVRDYAAFRAVCDQRRESWHVWPRRLRDGELRAEDFDERTRNFHLYIQWQMQEQVDDLISHCREINVQFYLDLPLGVHPDGYDVWRQRSAFAFGASAGAPPDSFFTLGQDWGFAPLHPQRIRQQRYRYVIDYLRFQMRHTGLLRIDHVMGLHRLYWIPHGFKPTDGIYVRYAAEELHAILSVESHRYKTTLIGENLGTVPPEVNDAMARHDLRGMFVAQYQQRPDPKSALDLPAQRTVASLNTHDIPTFAAHWKGLEIVDHTKLGLVARNQVRAKRSDRAFLNEALVAFLRKQRLVKGKADLQEVLPAVLEWLARSPAEIVLINLEDLVLEEQPQNMPGTYKERPNWRRKTMRLLSEIMADPAVKRALRRVAAHR
- the treS gene encoding maltose alpha-D-glucosyltransferase; this encodes MAEPQNPDFTPDQDPLWYKSAIIYEVPVRAFFDSNADGIGDFRGLTQKLDYIADLGVTAIWLLPFYPSPLKDDGYDIADYYSINPIYGTLDDFKEFMQEAHARGLKVITELVLNHTSDQHAWFQKSRRAKPGSPERNYYVWSDTPEKYKEARIIFKDFEPSNWTWDPVAHSYYWHRFYSHQPDLNFDNPDVHREVLKVLEFWLDLGVDGFRLDAVPYLFEREGTSCENLVETHDYLKELRRQVDARYPNRMLLAEANQWPEDAVNYFGGGQGDECHMAFHFPVMPRLFMAVRMEDRVPITDILDQTPAIPENCQWALFLRNHDELTLEMVTDEERDYMYRVYASHSKARINLGIRRRLAPLLNNDRKRIELLNLLLLSLPGTPVIYYGDEVGMGDNIFLGDRNGVRTPMQWSADKNAGFSRVSPQALYLPIILDPEYHYEAVNVDIEQQNLHSLLWWTKRVLALRKRWKVFGTGTLEFLQPENRKVLAFLRRCDGENILVVANLSRFPQPVSLDLSRFRDHTLIELFGRTKFPAIGEGLYPLTLSPHSVFWFSLEPASNRVAASAAPAQCQLLTVDERWQELLAGRERDSFEACLPSYVQRQRWFVGRGEIKAVRVRDTIEVPLEGESAIAALLLVEFAQFDPEEYMLPLAFASGAEAERISREQPQFVIAQVAFESSATQGVLYDAGANRRFAQVLFQLMSDGGSIRDARGRITSIAGAALKSAGSGVRLEPAAIRTEQRNTVVIYGDRYFLKLFRRVEAGVNPGLESAQFLDSKHFPHVPTFAGGLEFQREHGETTCFGLLTAFIPGAQNGWDFTQDALHRFFDRVRTIPLERRNDGSAELSLIELAERDVPPGSLEVLGAYYENARLLGQRTGELHLTLASDSDSKDFAPEPFTPFYQRSLYQSFRNHLTHHFQILAREVPNLAPSVRPLAEQVLAMRDTMLARFRVVHQSNLETVRIRCHGNFHLGHVLHTGRDFVVIDFEGEPGRSLSERRIKRPALRDVAAMIRSLDCAAQAVLFRQSEFGTLQGEQVRVVAPWAQYWSRSISACFLGAYLQTVRGSLLVPKSKTGISVLLDAFVLDRALTEMGQDLSNRPNWLPVSLQSILQLMERSKTQ